Below is a window of Malus domestica chromosome 13, GDT2T_hap1 DNA.
tgactctctcccagagcttcattgtatgactcattagcttaataattTTGTCATAATGTATTTGCGACCACATAGACATGTcgaaatataaaataattttgtcattttgaaaAATCAATTCCGACTAAAAGATAACTAGTAACGACAAGCCACAAGCGTCGTAAATGAAGCATTTTGACGGTTGgtcgaaaaaaaaatatttccaacgGATCAATTTGCGACACCCAACGAGGGATTTTTCCCGTCGTCAATAAGTATTCGCGATGGCAAAATGCATTTTCAAACGACATTTGACCCTCGCAAATGACCATTTATTTTGTagtgtagtactagagcgttgTTGACGCGGAGGACTGGTCACTACATCACTTTGTAAAACAGGTTTTGTGAAAGTCTTTTGAACAGCAATAATTGCTTTATTTCGGAAAAGGAGCTGATTAAGCCTTGTCGGGGGCGTTAACGTAAATCGCTTTCTTGAGCTTGGATACCATAGGAGAAGAGAAGCCTGGAGTTGGAGGAGGCTGAATATAACTTTTTCTTCGAATACAGAGAGCAACAAGACGCTGTCAGTTGTGCATCTAATCTTCTGTAGGTCGGCATTATTCATGCTATCAAAAAGCTCCATAGTGATCTTCTAGCCATGGATTAGCAGTTTCACTTCACGCATCCGTCCAAGAAATTTGTTGTCAGATAATGCCTGCAACTTGAGCTTTTCCTTTAGTAAAGCTCATGGATGCATTGCAAGACTACCAAGAGAACACATAAAGTTTTATTACACCTCATGcgtttaataaattattttagctTTCATTtgtttgcaatgaaacttttaCTATCGTTTTACACTCCTAGAGAATCTCACTATAGCCCTTTTATCTGATTCTGCAGTCAACAAAAAATCTTCATTGAATACATAATGTTTGATGGAGTGACTGATGAAGAGCAACATGCACACCTACTCGGGGCAAAAGTTGGAAAATTGCTAGAGACATTTCAAGTGGTTAGTTCTAATCTTTATGTACTTGCATAATAGGAGGAACTTCAATCCCTTTTGCGTGTttcgtataatatatatatacaaaataaCTTTTGCATTTGTTGTCTCCTTTcctataattcatgaattaatACCTTTTCATCCAATTGGTATTCTGAGTAAATTCACAACCAATAATGAAAGCAAAGTAATgagcttctttcttttcttaactatgttttttttttccagatcaTGGAATGTTTTCTTATGTTGAGATTGTAACCCAATCAATAAGCAAGTGAAACACACAAGTTCTTAATCGCATGTTAGTTTTGATCCATTTCTAAAAATCCTATGCGTGGTACAAGAAAAACATCTCTTTagcagcaaagaagaaagaagagtaaAATACTGAACAACAATATGAAAAGTTGGGACATAGAAAACAAGATATTTTGTGTATTATAACTATATGGATGTAAATAAGACAATTTTTATGTATGATTTGGTCTCTATAGAACATAGGGATGTGAATAGATTTTGATATGGATGTGAATAAATTTTTACAAGTCCCACACATGTAACGAAGTTTTAAAACCCGTGCATTGCTCGAGCTCTTTTGCTCGTTTAAGCTAAAGCGAGGCCTTGTAATGGCAGAAATATATTTCTCAAGATTGAGCCAATATCCAACAGTATGGGGAAGAACACTCTCAATAGGGGTGATTTTATCCGAGTCTTACATGTTCTATCCTTTGTTATCCAATGTGTTAAAGAGGAATTCTCAATGTTGGTGGAACGATATTGAGGTAGACATGTTTCAGATCTAACTATGATACGGCCAAGCTTATAATATGTCAGCAATACTGGGATAAATGGACTACCCAAAGTAGGTAGTTATCGCCTGCGAGCTTAATGGGTAGGAGGGAGGCAACATTCCGAGGATCAACGTGTAATATTGTACGTTTGTGCACAAGAGGAAAAGGTATTGAGGCCAGTAAAAGAATAAGTCAAGCCATTAAGGAAGAGGGGAAGGAAGAAATTCTGGTGGATGAAGAGAGGAGAAGAGAGAATAGACAACAGATAACAGAGAAATTGGTTTCTTGCTTTCGCAGATGAGCTTAAGCTCTTACCTTTGCTTAGTTATCAAGGTAgttttaacatgtgaaatataGCATTCATATTAATATTTTTGGTCGCATATAGATCCTTGAAAATTTGGAGGATTTATAAGATTTGGATTTTCGTATGAATTATATCTACTTGTATTAGAACAGCTTTTGACACCTTAGAAATTGTTATGTCATTAAACTCATCCATATGCTATATTAGAGAGCCTAACTTCCTATGGGACAAAAAGGACAGTCAAATTGGATTAGCCGCAAAAGTGCACAAGTGTCACCCTTTGATCCTTTGTGGCAAATATGAAATCATATTCTAATAAACCTATGCGTACTAGATTCCTAGACACACGGGCAATTTCAGTCAAATGGACCTTACAGTTGACGGATTACCTGCCACATATCGCAAAGAAATGTGGTCGTTCAAGCATTACTCATAACAGACTCGATCAACTTTGGTGCAACTAACTTCTCGTGAATGCCTGACCAAGcataaagaaagaaattcaaCCGTAGATCATGCCATGGGGAAAGATCCTGACCGTGGTAGTGACTAAATCATCCACTTTCTACGTAGCTCACTCGCTGTTGCCACAAAGTTTTTCAGCATATAAACCCCACAAGCACACGTCTTATTTCAACAAGCTAGTCTCCTCTTCTAGAGTTTCCTTAGATCAtctaatacataaaaaaaattccacatTCATCAAATTCGATACTGTGACATATAGTGCAGCAAAATAAGTTTGAGCACTTAATTAAGAGCGAGAAACCATGGCAGGCGGTGGGTTTGGGGCCGCATCGGGAGGCGGAGACTTTGAAGCAAAGATCACGCCTCTTGTGATCATTTCTTGCATAATGGCCGCTAGCGGAGGCCTCATGTTTGGTTATGATGTTGGTATCTCAGGTACATATACGTGACTCAAGAGCTTTCCGTCGCATCCACACATACAATTAACTATTAACGTACGTGTTTTGTAGAAAATTTATTAGATTTCACGTATAATTCTGTTTAATTTGATATATGGATATACAACGCAGGGGGTGTTACATCCATGCCCCATTTCCAGAAGAAATTCTTCCCGGTTGTGTATAAGATGACTCAAGAGCCTGGACTTGAGAGCAACTACTGCAAATATGATAATCAAGGCTTGCAGTTGTTCACATCTTCATTGTACCTGGCTGCTTTAATGTCAACCTTCGTTGCCTCGTACACAACCAGATCACTAGGCCGAAAGCTAACTATGTTTATTGCCGGGATATTTTTCATAATCGGAACAGTTTTTAATGCTGCAGCTATTAACCTTCTCATGCTTATCATAGGGAGGATCTTGCTTGGTTGTGGAGTTGGTTTTGCTAACCAGGTATATAGTATAAATTTGTAataatcttttctttttttttttcaataaactgCCTGCTACTCAATTGCTAATGCCAGCTGGATTTTCCTGTTAAATGTTTTTGAACACAATACGTTTACTAAGAAATATACGTAACTACAGGCGGTACCGCTTTTCCTTTCGGAGATTGCACCCACAAGAATTCGAGGGGCACTTAACATCCTCTTCCAACTCAATATTACCATTGGCATTCTTTTTGCAAACCTTATCAATTACGGAACTAACAAGTAAGCCGGCCCAATCTTGCTAGCTAATTCAAAAGACAAGATCTGAAGTTCTGAGCCCACAAATTTTAGCGTAGTAATATGTTCCAATCACTTGAAAGAATATACAACTAAGTAATATTTTGTTTACCATACATGCGTAGAATTACGGGAGGATATGGATGGAGGGTATCGCTGGGTTTGGCTGGGATTCCAGCCGGTTTGCTAACCTTGGGGTCGCTCATTGTGGTAGACACTCCTAACAGTTTGATTGAACGAGGCAAGTTGGAGGAAGGAAAAGCAGTTCTTAAAAGGATTCGTGGTGTTGACAATGTGGATCCAGAATTCTTAGAGATTGTTGAGGCAAGTCGGGTGGCTAAAGAAGTGAAGAATCCCTTCCAAAATCTCCTTAAGCGTAGGAACAGGCCACAACTGGTCATTGCAGTTATGATGCAGGTGTTCCAGCAATTCACTGGCATCAACGCAGTCATGTTCTACGCTCCGGTTTTGTTTCAGACGTTGGGTTTTAAGAGCGATGCCTCCCTCTACTCAGCTGTTATAACAGGAGCTGTCAACGTGCTATCAACCGTTGTATCAATCTACTTTGTTGACAAAGCTGGTCGCCGCATGCTCTTATTAGAAGCCGGGGTCCAAATGTTCCTTTCTCAAATGGTGGTTGCAATAGTGATGGGACTCAAAGTCCAGGATAACTCTAACAACCTTACCCAAGGCAT
It encodes the following:
- the LOC114820725 gene encoding sugar transport protein 13-like, with protein sequence MAGGGFGAASGGGDFEAKITPLVIISCIMAASGGLMFGYDVGISGGVTSMPHFQKKFFPVVYKMTQEPGLESNYCKYDNQGLQLFTSSLYLAALMSTFVASYTTRSLGRKLTMFIAGIFFIIGTVFNAAAINLLMLIIGRILLGCGVGFANQAVPLFLSEIAPTRIRGALNILFQLNITIGILFANLINYGTNKITGGYGWRVSLGLAGIPAGLLTLGSLIVVDTPNSLIERGKLEEGKAVLKRIRGVDNVDPEFLEIVEASRVAKEVKNPFQNLLKRRNRPQLVIAVMMQVFQQFTGINAVMFYAPVLFQTLGFKSDASLYSAVITGAVNVLSTVVSIYFVDKAGRRMLLLEAGVQMFLSQMVVAIVMGLKVQDNSNNLTQGMAILVVIMVCSFVASFAWSWGPLGWLIPSETFPLEARSAGQSVAVCINMLFTFVIAQAFLSMLCHMKFGIFLFFSAWVLVMTIFAMFLIPETKGVPIEEMTERVWKQHWFWKRFMDDFEDDPKGKAHV